The Pseudoalteromonas rubra region TCGGTGCAGCCAGTGCCCGAAACAAAACAGGCCGAATCACATGTCATCTCTACCAAGACTACCCCCACGACTCACACTGACCCTCAGCCACAGGTTCAACAAACCAAAGCACATGTCAACAAACCCTATAAACGTATCGATCCAGCTCTGGGCCTGTCACGTCTGCGCCAGCAAATGCTAAATCAGCCTGTGATACGTCAGACACCACGCAGTAATACCCAGCCAAAACGCCTCGGCGTACCTAAGTCACATCAAACCTTGAACCAACCTCTGCGACAGATTGAATCGAAAAACCACATTTTCACGGAATATCGAGAAGGAGACCGGTGTTACAAAGAGGTTCAGGGTGACCCAAACAACCCACCACCTGAAGGGTTTGCTAAAAACTGGCTTACCGCAAGCAGCACCTGCGACAAAACAGCTATCTCGGATGCTTATGATGCTGCTATGGGCAAGTGGCTGAATAAAAAACGCTGACCACACAAGCTTAACAATGTATGTTTGCCCAACACTGTGCACCAGCAAACTGTACTGAGATCAAAACAACCCCGGCTTTGACTCGCAACCTGCCGCTAAAGCGATGAGACGATTAATAGCTAGCTGTTACCCCACCCGCAATCCAGCAAATCAAGTGTATTTACACCACACTGTGTGCCAACAAACTGTACTGAGATCAAAACAACTCCGGCTTTGACTCGCAACCTGCAGCTAAAGCGATGAGACGATTAATAGCTAGCTGTTAGCCCACCCGCAATCCAGCAAATCAAGTGTATTTACACCACACTGTGTGCCAACAAACTGTACTGAGATCAAAACAACTCCTGCTTTGACTCGCAACCTGCCGCTAAAGCGATTAGTATTTAGCTGTTACCCGCCCTTAGTTCGGCAAGTCAAGGAGTTAGTATGAGTATAAAGCGGATCAACCAGTTTTTTAACCCCCGCTCGGTGGCCGTTATTGGTGCCTCCAGCAACACGGGCCGAGCCGGGAACGTGGTGATGCGCAATCTGCTACACGGCGGGTTTAAGGGCCCCATTATGCCTGTTACACCAAAATACGCAGCCGTTCAGGGGGTATTGGCCTACCCAACCATTGCCGATCTCCCTCAGGTACCTGATCTGGCCGTTATCTGCACCAATAAGGCGACACTAATACAGATTTTAACCGAGCTATCGGAGCGCGGGTGTAAAAATGCCATTGTTGTGGCAGCGGGGCTCGACAACGAGCAAAAACAACGCTTACAGACTCTTGCCAGAGACAAGCAAATCACACTGCTAGGCTCCAACAGCCTGGGTATGCTACTCCCTCACCTGGGGCTAAACGCCAGTTTTTCTCATACCACCGCTGATGCAGGCAAACTGGCCTTTATCTCCCAATCTGCCGCGGTCTGCTCCACCATACTGGACTGGGCAAAAAGCAAACGCATCGGGTTTTCCTATTTTATCTCTCTGGGCGACAGCTTGGATATCGACTTCGACGAATTACTGGATCTATTCGGTCGGGATGCCAAAACGAAAGCAATTTTGCTGTATATCGATAACATCAAAGATGTACGTCGCTTTATCTCCGCAGCAAGAGCTGCCGCATTTAGTAAGCCCGTCATAGCTATCAAAACCGGCCGTACTCAGGCAGGTGCTGAGGCCGCTGTGATCCATACAGGCGGGTCAACCTCAGACGATGCAGTGTACGATGCCATGTTCCAGCGCGCAGGTATGCTCAGGGTTACCGATCTGCGAGAACTATTTGCAGCTACACAAACGCTGGCGCTGCACCCTAAGCTATTACAAGTTGAGCACCTCACTATACTCACCAATGGCGGTGGCCCAGGTATTATGGCCGTAGATACCTTGTTACAACGCAGCGGCAAACTCGCCGAGCTCAGTGACAAAACCATCGCTGCACTCAATGCCGTGATCCCACAGTCAAATCACACTGCAAACCCGGTTGATATTTTCGGCGACTCAGCGCCTCACCGCTATCAGCAGGCACTGGAGATTTTACTCAAAGCGGAAGAAGTGAAGAACTTACTCATCATTCATACGCCATCTGCCCTGGCCCCCAGTGAAGCGTATGCCCAGATCATAGCGCAAACCCTGAGTACGTTACCTAAAATGGCTCGCCCCTTTGTAATGACCAACTTTATGGGAGAGGAAGCTGCCTGGGAGGCCCGTGATGTCTGCGCCGAGCACAGCATTCCGACGTACCGCACACCAGAGGGCGCCGTCGGGGCTTTTATGCACCTGATCAGCTACCGGCGTAACCAGAAGCACCTAACGCAAACCCCGGAATCCATCAGTCAGGATGAACTGATCCACAGCCACAGTGCAAAAGCGCAGATTGACAGCTATCTTGATCAATCACTCACGCAATTATCGACCCACCAGGCCAGCCAGATCCTCTGCCATTACGGCATGGAATGCATAGATACCGACATAGCACTGACTCCCAGTGAAGCCAAAGAGCAGGCACAGATACTCGGTTTTCCTGTCGCACTCAAATTGATCAGCCCGTCTATCCCGTCAAAATCTGAGGTCGGCGGCGTGGTGCTCAACCTAAATGATGGCGATGAAGTAGAACAAAGTGCTTTTGCTATACTCCTGCGTATCAAACAAGCCTACCCAGACGCTATTATTGAAGGGTTCTCTTTGCAAAAAATGGCGCCCAGGGCAGGCAGTCAGGAATTACGTATTGCAGTCAAAACCGAGCCCGATGTAGGACCGGTTATATTACTTGGTGAAGCTGGCACCGGATTTAACTTCAATCAGGCGGCCGTTGCCCTACCCCCATTAAACATGAACCTGGCTAAATACCTGATAGCCGCAGCGTATGATAAAGGTGTCCTGAAAGAGCGCCTGTTACCGGAGAAAGTAGATAAGTATCGTCTCTGCGCGCTGCTCACCCGCGTCTCCCAGTTAGTGGTGGATCAGCCAGACATTCAGGCTGTAGAATTGAATCCCATTTTGGCGACCGATGGGCACTTTTTGATCCTCGATGCCAATATTGCTTTACAACGCTACGAGCCGCTCCCGGGACGCAAGCGATTAGCCATTAAACCCTATCCAAAAGAATGGGAGCGATCGGTTACCCTGAAGAATGGCACCCAGGCACAGCTAAGGCCAATCCGCCCCGAGGATGAACGCAACCATCAGGAATTTGACCAGTCTCTGAGTAAAGAAGACAGATACCGACGCTTTTTCGGAGAATTGCCACAGTTTACTCATGAGCAATTGGCTAAAATGACGCAAATCGATTATGACCGCGAAATGGCATTTATCATTACCGAGCCCTATAAAAGTGCACAACGGACACTGGGTGTTTCACGGGTGTTGATGGACCCAGACAATTTACTCGCCGAATTTGCTGTGGTCGTGCGTTCAGATTGCCAGGGCCTTGGCCTGGGCAAACTACTGATGGAAGCAGCTATCGACTACTGTAAACGTCAACGCGTCGGGTGTATTGAAGGGATCACCTTACCAGAAAACACCGGCATGATAGGGCTGGCGAAAAAGCTCGGATTCACGGTGACCCGAGACTTTGAAGAAGGCACTGTGGTGATGAAAATGCCACTCACAGCACAATAACGCGGCACAACCCTTAATAGCAAGGTTAACAAGATAACTATGGATCTGACACTCAGACAAAAAACCGCCGGGCTACTGGAAGCCAGCGGGCGATTCAGGAAAGCCGGACATGCCATTGATGTATTTCTGATCTCGCTCATCATTATCAACGTCATCGCCATAGTACTGGAGTCTGTGCCAGCGCTTGCTACGCGTTATCACAGGCTGTTCTTTTTCATCGAAGTCACGTCGGTGGCGATTTTCACCATTGAATATCTGCTCAGGCTGTGGTGCTGCGTTGATAAACTGGAATTTAAACATACGCCAGGTAACAACACGAAAAAACGTATGCGTTACGTGTTCTCGCCACTGGCCATTATCGATTTACTAGCTATTCTCCCCACGTTACTCATGGTGTTCTTCACCTTTGACCTGCGTTTTTTACGGGTATTCCGTTTGCTGCGTATCTTCAAACTGACCCGCTACTCGCGCGCAATGCAGCTATTGTTAGCAGCATTCAGAGAAGAGAGCAGTTCATTGCTGGCGGCTTTCTTTATTATGTCGCTGGTGTTGATTGTGGCGTCGTGTGGCATCTATCTCATTGAACATGACGTGCAGCCCGATAAATTTGGCTCGATACCGGCCGCCATGTGGTGGGCAATGGCCACACTAACCACGGTAGGATACGGTGATGTTGTGCCCATCACGCCTTTGGGGCGATTTTTTGGCGGGGTGATCACCTTACTGAGTATGGGGATGGTCGCTATCCCTACGGGTCTGTTGGCGTCCAGCTTTGCCGATCAACTGAGAAAACGTCGCGATGCCTTCAATGAAGCCGTGCTGCACTCACTGAGCGATGGGGTCGTCGATGAGCAGGAAAAAGAACACCTCGAAGCCCTCAGAATTGAACTGGGGCTCAGTGCAACGGAAGCTAATCAGGCCATAAAAATGATGACCAGCCAGCGCGTACACAACCACTATTGTCGTCATTGTGGCGGCAAGCTATAGCAAAAAAAAGGCCTGCATCACGCAGGCCTGTCACTAGCTGGCGCGCGCAAATACCTGATGCCAGTTACGCCTTAGTAGTGCACCAGCTTCGCTCGCAGGCAGCGCTTTACTGAACAAATAGCCCTGGAAGCGTTCGCACCCAAGCATTCTCAAAAAAGACAGCTGCTCCATTTGCTCTACGCCTTCAGCAACACAATACTTACCCAGACTGTGTGCAAGCGATAAGGTGGAGTGAATGATCACTTCGTGTTCCTTGTCACAGCCAATGTCGCTGACAAAACTGCGATCAATTTTAAGCGCATCGACTGGATATTGTTTAAGGTATGTCAGTGATGAATAGCCAGTCCCAAAGTCATCCATATAAAGTCGGCAGCCCAGCGCCCTGAGCTCATGCATACGCACAATTGCCTGCTCGGCATCTGCCATCATCACTGACTCGGTGATTTCGAATACCAGATGGCGACCATCCACACCATTACGTGCCAGAATATCGGTGATCCGGACCAGTAATTCTTCGTACTGAAAATCCAGTGCCGATAAGTTAACCGAGATATACAGATCGGGATGGGTTGTGTGCCACTCTTTCAGGTCGACCAGTGCCCTTTCCAGTGTTTGCAACATAACCCGGGTAATGATCCCCGTCTGCTCTGCGGTATGGGCGAGCTCCTCGATGCTATAACTGGGCGTTTGTGGCCAGCGCAGCAAGACTTCAAAACCTTCTACCGACATATGGCTCGCATTGATAATGGGCTGATAATGATTACGAAACGCTTCTTCCTGATAAGCTTTTAACAGCGCCTGTTCAATAGCCAGAGCACGCTGAACCTGCTCATTGATCTCACTGTGATAGAATTGATAATCTGTCACCAGGGACTGCCTGGCATGGTTGAGAGCTGTCTCAGCGGCCTGATTGAGGTCAAAAGCGTCACTGGCATCATCCGGGAACATTGCAATTCCCAGCTTCGCTTTCACATGCACCTGTTGCTGCTCAATCTCAAACCCTTTTTCAAATCGCTCAAGCAGGCAATGAATATACCGCATTACCTGTTCCACGCCCGTTAGCTGCTCCATCAGAATATAGAAATCCCGCTCGTTACCGATGGCCAGGCTATCAACTTCTCGAAAACAACATTGCAAGTTGGTTGCGAGCTTTTGCGTAACCAACGCAAGGAAGCCGTTGCCATAGGTATCCGCGAACCTTTGCAAGCGACTGAACTTAATCGCGATAATCGCCAGAGGTTGGCGTGATAAATGCGCCTGCTCTATCGCATGCTGTACGCGATCCATGAATAACACTTTATTTGGCAGCTTAGTCAACGCATCATAGTTAGCCAGTTGATAGAGTTCTTTCTCTGTGCGCTTTTGCTTGGTGATATCGGTGAGCACCAAAATATAATGCTTATCTTCCGTCGCACTGATTTTTAACAGTACCTGACGCTTTTCGCCGCTGGGCAGTCGCAAAGTTTCTTCGGCAACATATAAGTCATCGACTTTTAGTTTGCTGATCGCACGCAGATACTTCATCCTGACATCGCGCTCCAGACCCAAAGTGACGCTGGTACTGGATGAAGGCGCGGCACTAACAGAGAAGGCACTTTGCAGTGCTTTGTTGCAAGCAAGAATGCGCAAATGCTTGTCAAAGATCATGACCCAGTCACGAGTTTGCTCAAACGCCGCACCAAACAGAGTTGCCCGCTCTTCGAACACCCGCTCCCGGGTCAGGTTGGTATACGTCCCGGCAACCTGCACAGGCACCCCATCCTGCCACGCCATTACTTTGCCGTAGTCCTTGTACCAACGCCATTGACCATTGACATGACGTAAACGATAAGTACAGTCAATAAAACCTTTTTCGGTTGAAACAAACTCCAGCCACTCAATCCTGAACAGGGCACGATCCTGTGGGTGGATCAACTCTAAATATTCATCCAATACCAGGCTCTCATTGCTGTAACCCAGGTCGCTCACGAGCCGCGGCTGGTAAACAAACTGGCTTCCAGACTGCCAATCCCAGACACCCGAATTACTGCCCTCCAGAGCCATCTTCAGGCGCGTTTCACTGTTTTGTGTTTCACGGTGGGCAGCCAGGATCATACCCGCTACTTTATTTTTCCGGTGCACCCAAAAAGCAAATAAAGCGGCGGCCAGCAAGACATAGCAAAACAGTGCCCAGGGCGCACGCCAGATAGGGTAATGCACCACAATCTCTAATTGAGCAGGTGGGGTATAATCTCCCGTCAGGGGATCCTTCGCCCACACTTTGAGGCGATAATTGCCGGGGCTTAATTTAGGAAAAACCACCCGGTTACTATTACGGCTCAGAATGCGCTGCTCACCCGAGAGCTGATATTCATAAACGATACGCTCTTGCAGCGTAAACGCCATGGCCGAAAACGACACTTCCAGCCCAATATCATCATGATTCAGTTCGATGTAAGAAAAGGACTTGAGCCCGGATGGCAGAAGATCCCGAGACATCAGATCAACATCAGTGATATTGACACGATTTAGCAAGGATTTAGCCGGGCGATGCGCCTTGGGGTCGAATAGCGTAAAGCCCTGTAACGAGCCATAACCAATGCGACCATCCGACAGCTTGACTGACGCCCCGCCGTTAAACTCATTGCTCATCAGGCCATCAGCCGTAGTAAAGCCCTGCAGATGAAAGTTATCCGGGTCCAGCCGCCAGATCCCCTGGTGAGACGACATCCAGATCATGCCGACATCATCTTGTACCATTTCATACAAGATATTATTGGTGACAGTATGCTGCTCATTGGGCATAGGCAACAACTCGTAACCATCTGCGGTAAGCCTCACCAGACCATGCCTGGCAAACGACAACCACAGCACATTATGCTTATCTATGGTATAGCTCAGCAAATCGACCGCGCTTTGCTTATGTGCTTTAGGCACCTGGTATATCTCTACCAGCTGGTGTGCCTGCGTGTCATACCGGAACAACCGTCCTTCACTGTAAAAAACTGGGTCCTGAGGATGTGTACTCAATGGCTTGTAAAAACCATAGCTCAGAAAAGGATCAAACCGGTCGAATTCTTCGCCCAATTTCGAGAGCGTGCCAGCATTGATATCAAACACATAAAACCCGGTTTTTTCATCAACCAGATAAAGCTGACCATCCCCTACAATCACTGCCCCTTTGACAAATCCGGACAACACGCCTGTGGCAGTGTCATCCTGTGCCTGAGGCCGATAAATTTGCTCAGATTCAGGCTCGAAAATAAACAGCCCACGGTTACTGCTCAGCCATAGCTTGTCCTGATAGTTCAGTAAGCCAAAGATAGTAAACTCGGGATAAAAACCATCCCCCAAAAAACCTGCTAAATACTGTTCGGAAGTTCGGGTTTGTGGGTCGTAGCGGGTCAGTCCATCTCGTGTCCCAGCCCAGATAAAGCCATCGTATTCGACCAGGCCCCATACCGTGCCTTTCGAAAAGCGCCCTTGTACAGATCCCGGGTGTACATTATCAAACCCCTGCGACTCGGCTGGTAAGTAAAAAGCGCCGTCTTTTTTGGTCGCGATCCAAATGCCACCAAAATCATCCCGAATGAAGTAAATAACACTGCTGTCTGAAACCGCATAATGGCTGCTGGCCAGTCTTGTATCACGATGAACTGCACCAGTGGCGATGTCATAGTGCATCAGACCATGATCTGTCCCCAGTAACAACTGCGTACCATTACGCTCAATTTGCCAAATATTGAGCTCTTCAATCAAGGTTTGGTAAGGCACTTCGGCGTCAAAGTCACGGCGTAATGCACTGATATCCAACTGATACATGCCAATTACAGCCCCTAAAATCAAGGTGTCGTCATCGAGCAGATACATTGATTTGGTATTGGTCTGAAAAGGGTGAGTGATCTGATCGCGGTGGGTAATGGCACGCAACTGCTCGGTATCGGTGTTATACACAAACAGGCGTTCAGCGGACGCTATGAACAATAGGTTGCCATGTTTGAGTAAGCCGCGCACTGCCATTTGACGATCTTCAACAGGCAAAACTATCTCCTGAGTGATGCTCCCTGTACGCGTATCCATCACCGCGACATTTTGTGCTCTGCCCAGCCAAAGCTCATGCTTACTCTTGCTGAGCATTTGAAATACACTGTTTTTAAAGTAATCTTCTTCCGATTCCGGTGCTGATGTGTAACGACGATAGCTATCTTTCTCGGGGTCATAACTAAACAAGCCTGCGCGCCCCGACGCTATCCAGATGATGCCATTTTCGTCCTGATAAATGCGGTCGATCTGCATTTTGTTCAGGTCCTGATTTGGCCCCCCAACCTCTAGCACCTGATACCCATCATAACGATTAAGGCCGCCTTCGGTTGCCAACCAAAGGTACCCATTATCATCAACTAATAGCGTATTTACATAGCTTTGCGACAGGCCCTCTGCTGGAGACAAACGAGATACCTGCGCCAAAGATAGAGAAGAGAACACAACGAGGATAAAGCTGAGGATTATTCGCAACATAGTCGATTCTACTCAGGGTTAATACATTGCATTGCCAAGATCTGCCGACCTTGTGCAACATAGGTATGATACTTGTCTGCCAGTCCCTGAGGCAGCGCCAATGGGTCAATCGCCGCAAAGCCCAGACCTGCGTAAAACCCACTCAAATGACGATAAGCAAAGGTGTACAGAGGAGCCTGTTGTTGCCCCAACACGGCATGCAAAAGAACTTTTGCAAACCCCTTGCCTCGTTGCTCAGGTGCAACCAATACGGTAGACAAAAAACAATGCCCTGTAACGTGCTGCACTCTGCACGCTGCAACAATATCAGGGTCTTTAAGCACCCAGTTCTGATCCTGGCGCGTCGCCTTTCCCCGGGCTTTGTGGGCTTGATAAAACTTATTCACCAGGGGTGTTTGAATGGCCGGTAATACCTGAGCAACTACTTTCATGGCTATGCCAGCATCAGCCCCAGATAAAACTCGAATTTTTCTTTCAACATCGCCTGCTCTGACAGGGGGCGCTGATTGATTGCATCATAAATGGCCTCACGGCTATTCTTACCGCGTTTGATTTGATAAGCCCAAAAAGACGCTTCGTACTCTAATTGAATTTGATATTTATCTTGTCTCGATAAATTACACAGGTTATAGCTCATAGTAAATTTGGTTACAGCAATCTCTGTAAAAAGTGTATCATAATTACGCTAAGGTGTATCCGTTCATGTACACGCTCAACGCATGTTACCGACGTGCTACTTTGTGCCGCAGCCCCACAGCTAAAATAAGTGGGTCGATTTTTATAGGGAGAACCATTGCGAATTTTTAGTTTGTTATTGTTATGCTGCCTGAGCGCACACAGCGTCGCAACCGATAACCGCACACTGTACTTTAATCGCCCAGCGGACACCCCTCAGGCGAGATACGTGATTGAGTTATTGCAAACCGCTTATCAGCAGCTGGGTTATAAGTTAGAGGTCGTTGATTTTAATCGCCAAAGTGCCCTTATCGCTGCCAATAATGGTGCCCTGGACGGGCAACTTGGGCGGATCCATGGCGTGACTCAGGCCTACCCAAATTTACTCCAGGTACGCTTTCCCTTGTATACTTTTAACTTGCAGTTACTCAGTCGCTGTTTAAGTTGTACCTTTGAGCAGCTCGACTCGCTGGTCATTCAAAGCGGTTACCTGGTATCAAACCAGTATCTGGATAGCGCGCCTTTTAATGGCCAGCTAATAGAGGTAAAAAACAATATCACTCAACTCAATCTGGTTACCCAGGGAAAAGTACAGGCAGCGTTGGTGGTTGACTTTCACTTGCGAGAGCATCTGGCAGATATGGATCTGGAGACATTTAAAATTGATACGCTGCTAACCATTGAGACTTATCACTATTTACACATAAAGCACAAAGCCCTAATCCCGCGCCTTGAAGAGGCATTACATGACTTGGCAAAAAAGGGCACTGTGGCTATGCTCAAAGCCAAATACCAGATTTAAAACAGGTCTTCCTGATTCCCTTGCTGTTGAGCGTCCGTCGGCTCGGCTTCTGCGCTACGCTTCTTCGCGGCCATCACACGCTTTTGGCGTTGCGCGCATAGCTCAATCACCTTACGCTTTTGCTGATCACTCAGCGCATGCCAATGAAAGCGCTCTTCGCGACTTCGAAAACACCCTTTGCAATACCCCCGATTATTCACCTCACAAATACCCCGGCAAGGGCTGGGGATCTCGAAAATCTCAATCTGTTCCATATGCTTCACTGGTTACTCTTTATCCGGTACTATGGCCAAATTGATGCTCAGATCGCGGCTTACCAACATTTAATTGAGTATAATATAGACTAAAATTAATTATCTATAACTGTGTGGCCCTAAGGAGACACCATACATGAAAAAATGGTTTTACTTATTCCTACTTTTGCCATGTTTTGCTTACGCTGACTGGCACAGTGGCAAGATTGAAATGATAGCAATAGGCTATGATGGCAAAACAATATCGATTGGTATGGAAGGCTCAACAAAGACCGAATGTACATGCTATCCAACCTGGCCTAATCGGTTTTGCCTGAATAGAAATAGAACCTCGTTTAACGAGGAATTTTCATTACTATTGTCCGCCAAAGCGAAAGGTAAAAGTGTTTCATTGCAGATAGATGAGACCACTTGTATGGTGAATGCCATGTATGAGAATTGATGCCTGTTAATTTGATTTTAAATAGCCTGACTGTAGGTAATTGAACTCAAAAAAAAGCCTGCGGATGTGAGGCTTTTACATAACGGTCCAATGAGTTTTGCCTACAGGTAGGCAGCGTACCTTTTGTGCATCTTTATAGGATAATGGCGGGGTGACCCCGCCTTCGCCAAGCGTTCGGAAAATCACCAGCCGGTGTATCTTGTTCAATTGAGTGGGTGCCACATGCGGTTTATTTATTGTTGCTCGTACACGCCGCAACTCGCTAGTTTTTCCATTCGTATTTATCGATAAAATAACCAAAGTGATAAGCAATTATAAAAGTCACCAAGAGAACTAATAGGGAGACTCCCAACCTCTTCCAAGCAACGACTTTTAATTCAACAGGGTTCATCAGAGTAGCCAATAAATTCCCCAGTACACTAAAGAAAGAACCTAAAAGCATAAACAAAAGAGCAAAGCCCAATATTTTATCAATCATTTAATTACCATATAGTGCTTTCGCGCTCTTTTTTTAAGTGACACCTATCCATATATTCGCTGAACTATTGTAGGTGGAAATGCAAGCCGATTGAATCACAAGATACACTATCTGCTGTTCCTTTCTTCCTCTCTACTAAATATATCATCACCACTCTTGCATTCATCTACTCCATTCGGCCCAACAGAATAAAAAGACTGTAGCTTCTCAATATGTTTGCAATTGTCACTTGGGAAAAACACCCAAGCATTATCCCAAGGGTCTGTACTCGGTACTTTTTGGCCAAGGTAGGGACCCTTCCACTCTCCCGGTATTTCATCAGTTTTATGAAGCTTGTTGAGTATTGTATTGCTTGATGGAAACTTCCCATAATGCTTTTTGTATATAGCAGAAGCTATCTCGACAGAGTCAATTACCCTTCTTGCTTCTTGCTCTTCCTCACTCATGGCTATAGGAGGATGTATTCTAGGAAATAAAAGTATCATAGAAATAGATACTAAACTTAAAACCAATATTAGCTTTAGCATAACGTAATCCTTTTAGTACTTTTTGATTTTAAGTGACATATATAGACGTCCCAACCAACTTTGGGTGATTGAGCTGGTGCACTTCCAAGTTGAACCTGCCAAGGACGTATTTCATCATCGAACCACCCGTAGGCGTGTTCGATTACGCCACCGCAATTCACACTGAGCGCGGAAACAAAAAAGCCCCGCTAATGCGAGGCTTTTGAATAATGGTGCCCAGAGGCGGAATCGAACCACCGACACGAGGATTTTCAATCCTCTGCTCTACCGACTGAGCTATCTGGGCTAAAAATAAAAATGGTGCCGACTATCCGAGTCGAACGGATGACCTACTGATTACAAGTCAGTTGCTCTACCAACTGAGCTAAGTCGGCACACTTAATAATGGTGCCCAGAGGCGGAATCGAACCACCGACACGAGGATTTTCAATCCTCTGCTCTACCGACTGAGCTATCTGGGCTAAAACTGGTTATATTGTGCTACTCTTTCGTCCATGAAGCGGTGGCCTGTCGTCGTCCTGACTCCACCTCAACAAGCTGCGAAGCGATGCTTCGGTCTTGTTTCGCCCAACTGAGCTATCTGGGCTAAAACTGGTTATATTGTGCGTTCTGTAGTTAAACGCATATCAAGACAATGTCTTGATAGTGACCGAAACTTTATCATTTCAGTCGAACTCAAATATGAGTTAATAAATGGTGCCGACTATCCGAGTCGAACGGATGACCTACTGATTACAAGTCAGTTGCTCTACCAACTGAGCTAAGTCGGCACACTTAATAATGGTGCCCAGAGGCGGAATCGAACCACCGACACGAGGATTTTCAATCCTCTGCTCTACCGACTGAGCTATCTGGGCTAAAACTGGTTATACTGTGCTGTATAATTCATCCTGAAGCAGCGTTCCGGCTCGACGTCCTGTCTCGCGTTCGATTAGCTTCGAAGCGTTGCTTCGGTCTAATCTCACCCAACTGATTAAGTCAGGCGCACCTTAATAATGGTGCCCAGAGGCGGAATCGAACCACCGACACGAGGATTTTCAATCCTCTGCTCTACCGACTGAGCTATCTGGGCGTGCGGCGTATTAAACGGGTTTTGCCTTGTTAAGTCAACTTTTTTTTTAATCTCTGTGTTCGACTGACCACTATTCCGACAAAACCCGTCTAATCGCTTAAATTTCCCTCTGTATTTGGTATTTCGAAGCACTTTATGACGTCGTTTTATCTGCTGTAGTGAGCAAAAACGGGGAGAATTCATCCAGCATAGGTGGTAG contains the following coding sequences:
- a CDS encoding EAL domain-containing protein, which gives rise to MLRIILSFILVVFSSLSLAQVSRLSPAEGLSQSYVNTLLVDDNGYLWLATEGGLNRYDGYQVLEVGGPNQDLNKMQIDRIYQDENGIIWIASGRAGLFSYDPEKDSYRRYTSAPESEEDYFKNSVFQMLSKSKHELWLGRAQNVAVMDTRTGSITQEIVLPVEDRQMAVRGLLKHGNLLFIASAERLFVYNTDTEQLRAITHRDQITHPFQTNTKSMYLLDDDTLILGAVIGMYQLDISALRRDFDAEVPYQTLIEELNIWQIERNGTQLLLGTDHGLMHYDIATGAVHRDTRLASSHYAVSDSSVIYFIRDDFGGIWIATKKDGAFYLPAESQGFDNVHPGSVQGRFSKGTVWGLVEYDGFIWAGTRDGLTRYDPQTRTSEQYLAGFLGDGFYPEFTIFGLLNYQDKLWLSSNRGLFIFEPESEQIYRPQAQDDTATGVLSGFVKGAVIVGDGQLYLVDEKTGFYVFDINAGTLSKLGEEFDRFDPFLSYGFYKPLSTHPQDPVFYSEGRLFRYDTQAHQLVEIYQVPKAHKQSAVDLLSYTIDKHNVLWLSFARHGLVRLTADGYELLPMPNEQHTVTNNILYEMVQDDVGMIWMSSHQGIWRLDPDNFHLQGFTTADGLMSNEFNGGASVKLSDGRIGYGSLQGFTLFDPKAHRPAKSLLNRVNITDVDLMSRDLLPSGLKSFSYIELNHDDIGLEVSFSAMAFTLQERIVYEYQLSGEQRILSRNSNRVVFPKLSPGNYRLKVWAKDPLTGDYTPPAQLEIVVHYPIWRAPWALFCYVLLAAALFAFWVHRKNKVAGMILAAHRETQNSETRLKMALEGSNSGVWDWQSGSQFVYQPRLVSDLGYSNESLVLDEYLELIHPQDRALFRIEWLEFVSTEKGFIDCTYRLRHVNGQWRWYKDYGKVMAWQDGVPVQVAGTYTNLTRERVFEERATLFGAAFEQTRDWVMIFDKHLRILACNKALQSAFSVSAAPSSSTSVTLGLERDVRMKYLRAISKLKVDDLYVAEETLRLPSGEKRQVLLKISATEDKHYILVLTDITKQKRTEKELYQLANYDALTKLPNKVLFMDRVQHAIEQAHLSRQPLAIIAIKFSRLQRFADTYGNGFLALVTQKLATNLQCCFREVDSLAIGNERDFYILMEQLTGVEQVMRYIHCLLERFEKGFEIEQQQVHVKAKLGIAMFPDDASDAFDLNQAAETALNHARQSLVTDYQFYHSEINEQVQRALAIEQALLKAYQEEAFRNHYQPIINASHMSVEGFEVLLRWPQTPSYSIEELAHTAEQTGIITRVMLQTLERALVDLKEWHTTHPDLYISVNLSALDFQYEELLVRITDILARNGVDGRHLVFEITESVMMADAEQAIVRMHELRALGCRLYMDDFGTGYSSLTYLKQYPVDALKIDRSFVSDIGCDKEHEVIIHSTLSLAHSLGKYCVAEGVEQMEQLSFLRMLGCERFQGYLFSKALPASEAGALLRRNWHQVFARAS
- a CDS encoding GNAT family N-acetyltransferase → MKVVAQVLPAIQTPLVNKFYQAHKARGKATRQDQNWVLKDPDIVAACRVQHVTGHCFLSTVLVAPEQRGKGFAKVLLHAVLGQQQAPLYTFAYRHLSGFYAGLGFAAIDPLALPQGLADKYHTYVAQGRQILAMQCINPE
- a CDS encoding DUF3283 family protein, producing the protein MSYNLCNLSRQDKYQIQLEYEASFWAYQIKRGKNSREAIYDAINQRPLSEQAMLKEKFEFYLGLMLA
- a CDS encoding substrate-binding periplasmic protein; its protein translation is MRIFSLLLLCCLSAHSVATDNRTLYFNRPADTPQARYVIELLQTAYQQLGYKLEVVDFNRQSALIAANNGALDGQLGRIHGVTQAYPNLLQVRFPLYTFNLQLLSRCLSCTFEQLDSLVIQSGYLVSNQYLDSAPFNGQLIEVKNNITQLNLVTQGKVQAALVVDFHLREHLADMDLETFKIDTLLTIETYHYLHIKHKALIPRLEEALHDLAKKGTVAMLKAKYQI
- a CDS encoding DUF1289 domain-containing protein; the protein is MEQIEIFEIPSPCRGICEVNNRGYCKGCFRSREERFHWHALSDQQKRKVIELCAQRQKRVMAAKKRSAEAEPTDAQQQGNQEDLF
- a CDS encoding type II secretion system protein GspG — protein: MLKLILVLSLVSISMILLFPRIHPPIAMSEEEQEARRVIDSVEIASAIYKKHYGKFPSSNTILNKLHKTDEIPGEWKGPYLGQKVPSTDPWDNAWVFFPSDNCKHIEKLQSFYSVGPNGVDECKSGDDIFSREEERNSR